The Engystomops pustulosus chromosome 1, aEngPut4.maternal, whole genome shotgun sequence genome has a window encoding:
- the LOC140113503 gene encoding homeobox protein notochord-like, with translation MLHSPVFQGFGHHLAQPPTMPVPTEVQRSPKISFNIDSILSKTDKPAAPKVVVERPSWQTPSPPSVHYGYSYGAMPYPPVWLYKPTGGYSSYSQGQPHQQQQQVRLPRGDCMCSDPLCKDKGLAYTHCGNSPIGSLSWRTGPCKMKRIRTVFTPEQLERLEKEFLKQQYMVGTERVDLAATLNLTETQVKVWFQNRRIKWRKQSLEQKKAKLSQFGVIPTDQSSDHTDEREMEDEDDVDVEL, from the exons ATGCTGCACAGTCCAGTCTTCCAGGGCTTTGGCCACCACCTTGCTCAGCCTCCCACCATGCCGGTGCCCACCGAGGTTCAGAGGAGCCCCAAGATCTCCTTCAACATCGACTCCATCCTCTCCAAGACGGATAAACCTGCTGCCCCCAAAGTGGTGGTGGAGAGACCCAGCTGGCAGACCCCCTCTCCACCCTCTGTGCACTATGGCTACTCCTATGGAGCCATGCCCTACCCTCCAGTGTGGCTCTACAAGCCTACAGGTGGCTACTCCAGCTACAGCCAAGGCCagccccaccagcagcagcagcaggtcaggCTGCCCAGAGGAGACTGTATGTGCTCAGACCCCCTGTGCAAGGACAAAG GACTTGCATACACACATTGCGGTAACAGTCCCATTGGGTCTCTGTCCTGGAGAACAGGACCTTGTAAGATGAAGAGGATCAGGACCGTCTTTACTCCAGAGCAGCTGGAAAGACTAGAGAAGGAGTTCCTGAAGCAACAGTACATGGTGGGGACCGAGAGAGTGGACCTGGCTGCCACACTCAACCTCACAGAGACTCAG GTGAAGGTCTGGTTCCAGAATCGTCGCATTAAGTGGAGGAAACAGAGTCTTGAGCAGAAGAAGGCCAAGCTATCCCAATTTGGTGTCATCCCCACAGACCAAAGCTCAGACCATACAGATGAAAGGGAGATGGAGGATGAAGATGACGTGGATGTAGAGCTCTAG